A genomic segment from Schistocerca piceifrons isolate TAMUIC-IGC-003096 chromosome 4, iqSchPice1.1, whole genome shotgun sequence encodes:
- the LOC124796040 gene encoding cytochrome P450 6k1-like: MSVSSRLLLLSAGCLPSLSVWALPAAAFVAVIAACISLRYRLLQWLLALVVETRPLHEVLHGHYVSRPQESASWVRLGRQRLLLLRDPQLAWQLLSAHFPSFPARARTQGYDDGLFAQEGEQWKRTRGCLTPSFTPSALRSAEPQLRAHARRLATLAGGSAAAVSPRQLLAYCTDCVASALLGLQTRTLEDADGSSPFLEAVQRAHDAKTDPGRRFVFEYLGRAAFDALGLGQLPDKIANFFRSVAAVSIDHRNSNPVSSHDFVHLLTKRMKLEGADDKAVLHEVSGQTAAILSAGAGETSHVLQHCLLELAAQPQLQQRLRSDIASAQDPTALPLLEAVVNETLRLHPSEPVLSRECRQACSLGGEQLQPGDRVLVPVWSLSRDCGPHGFQPTTGVEAPQLVFGGGPRKCVGYRLGLLAIRILIVELVSQYRLFPAGNAIDLKKLDDE, encoded by the exons ATGAGTGTTTCGAGCAGACTGCTGCTGCTGAGCGCCGGCTGCCTTCCCAGCCTCTCCGTCTGGGCCCTGCCGGCCGCCGCCTTCGTCGCTGTCATCGCCGCCTGCATTTCTCTGCGGTACAG ACTGCTGCAGTGGCTGCTGGCCCTGGTGGTGGAGACGCGCCCCCTACACGAGGTGCTGCACGGCCACTACGTGTCGCGGCCGCAGGAGTCCGCCTCGTGGGTGCGGCTGGGCCGgcagcggctgctgctgctgaggGACCCACAGCTCGCCTGGCAGCTGCTGTCCGCCCACTTCCCCAGCTTTCCCGCCAGGGCGCGCACCCAAGGCTACGACGACGGGCTGTTCGCTCAGGAAG GAGAGCAGTGGAAGCGAACCCGAGGCTGCCTGACGCCTTCTTTTACGCCGTCGGCCCTGCGCTCCGCCGAGCCGCAGCTGCGCGCGCACGCCCGCCGCCTGGCCACTCTGGCTGGCGGGTCTGCAGCCGCTGTGTCACCGCGGCAGCTGCTGGCCTACTGCACCGACTGCGTCGCCTCGGCGCTGCTCGGTCTGCAGACGCGGACCCTCGAGGACGCGGACGGCTCCTCGCCGTTCCTGGAGGCCGTCCAGCGTGCGCACGACGCCAAGACCGACCCTGGCCGCCGCTTCGTGTTCGAATACCTGGGTCGAGCCGCATTCGACGCTCTGGGGCTGGGACAACTACCCGACAAGATTGCCAACTTCTTCAGATCGGTGGCTGCTGTCAGTATCGACCACCGTAACAGCAACCCTGTGTCTTCTCACGACTTTGTACACCTGCTTACGAAGAGGATGAAGCTGGAAGGCGCAGATGATAAGGCTGTCCTACATGAAG TTTCTGGTCAGACCGCCGCCATCCTGTCAGCGGGCGCTGGAGAGACCAGCCACGTGCTGCAGCACTGCCTCCTGGAGCTGGCCGCGCAGCCACAGCTGCAGCAGCGACTGCGCTCTGACATTGCTTCTGCTCAAGATCCAACTGCGCTGCCTCTGCTGGAAGCCGTTGTTAATG AGACGCTGCGGCTGCACCCCTCGGAGCCAGTGCTGAGCCGCGAGTGCCGGCAGGCGTGTTCGCTGGGAGGCGAGCAGCTGCAGCCGGGAGACCGCGTCCTGGTGCCCGTCTGGTCGCTCAGCAGGGACTGCGGGCCACACGGCTTCCAGCCCACCACAGGCGTGGAGGCGCCACAGCTCGTCTTCGGCGGGGGACCGCGAAAGTGCGTCG GCTACAGACTGGGTCTTCTGGCCATCAGGATCCTGATCGTGGAACTGGTGTCTCAGTACCGATTGTTCCCCGCTGGAAACGCGATCGATCTCAAGAAGCTTGACGACGAGTAG